The proteins below are encoded in one region of Longimicrobium sp.:
- a CDS encoding transposase, which yields MAEKRRQYTREFKVEAVRLATSGEKKPAQVARELGVRP from the coding sequence ATGGCTGAGAAGCGAAGGCAGTACACGCGCGAGTTCAAGGTGGAGGCGGTGCGGCTGGCGACGAGCGGAGAGAAGAAGCCGGCACAGGTAGCACGCGAGTTGGGGGTCCGACCTGA